DNA from Streptomyces sp. NBC_01476:
CGGACTTCGGGCTGCTCGGGCACTTCAGCCTCTTCGGCGGCTTCCAGGAGGCGGGCGTGGTCACCGCGCTGCTGTTCGTCTTCACCCTGGTCCTGTCGGACTTCTTCGACGCGATGGGCACCATCGTCGGTATCTCCAGCGAGGCGGGGCTGCTCGACAAGGAGGGCCGGGTGCCGAACATCGGCCGGGTGCTGTTCATCGACGGCGCGGCCGCGGTGGCCGGCGGTCTGGCGTCCAGCTCCTCCAACACCGCCTATGTGGAGTCGGCGGCGGGTGTCGGCGAAGGCGCGCGTACGGGTCTGGCGAGCGTGGTGACGGGCGCGCTCTTCGCGGTGGCGCTCTTCTTGGCACCGCTGGCCGGGGTGGTGCCCTCGCAGGCCGCGGCGCCGGCGCTGGTCGCGGTGGGCTTCCTGCTGATGGCGCAGGTCCGGAACATCGACTGGACGCAGTACGACATCGCGATCCCGGCCTTCCTGACCATCGCCGTGATGCCCTTCACCTACAGCATCACCAACGGCATCGGCGCGGGCTTCCTGTCCTACATCGTCATCAAGACCGCGCTGGGCAAGGCGCGCGAGGTGCACCTGCTGGTGTGGATCGTGTCGGTCTTCTTCCTCGCCTACTTCGCGATCGACCCGCTGCAGCAGGCGTTCGGCGTGAAGTAGCCGAGGCGGGTGCCGCCCACCGTCCGCGGGAGGAGGGGACCCGCGGACGGGCGGGCGGCCGGGGCGCCTCGACCGGGACGGGGGCGCCCGGTCGAGGCTGCTGGCCGGACCGGTGCTCGCACCGGCCCGTACTGAGACAACTCCCCCCATCCCGGCGGAGTTCCCGGCGTCCCGCGGATATTCACCGCGCCCCGTCCGGGCCGCGCCGCGACCGGGGCCCGCCCGCCGATCCGGCGCAACGGCGGATTTCAGCCATGGATGGCGAGAAACAGGGGGAAAGGTCAATCAACCGGGACGATCGGTCCTTTACCGTCTGGTCATGGAACGTTCGTGATCACGCAACACGCCTTCGGCACTGTGGTCGCATGCCTCATTCGACCCCTGCCCAGAGCAGAGCACGGCACCGGTACTGGGGCCGCGACCTCGCAGAAGTGGCCGCGCTCTTCACGGCGATGGCCGCCGCTGACTTCGTCGCCGACCTGGTGAACCACGGCCCGGACGGGAGGGTCCTGCTGGTCACGTCGTCGCTGGGACTGCTCGCCGCGGCGGCCTTCCACACCTGGTGGACACGGCGGCACAGCCACGCCCCGCCGGCCCCGGCCGCGCCCGAGGACACCACGCTGTGGCGGATGCGCACCACCGTCCGGGACACCCCGGGCAGCCTCGGGGCCGTCTGCACCGCGCTGGCCGCCGGCCGGGTCGACATCGTGACGCTGCAGACCCATCCGCTGGCCGAGGGAACCGTGGACGAATTCCTGCTGCGGGCGCCCCGTTCGCTGCCGGCCGCCGCCCTCCTGCTGACCGTGGCGGACGCGGGCGGCACCGACAACTGGCTGGAGCGGGCCGACGCGCACGACCTGGTGGACGCGCCGACCCGGATGCTCGCGCTGGCCACCCGCACCGCCCTGGACGCCGCTGAACTGCCGCTCGCCCTGCGCCAGTTGTTCGGCCGCTGCACCATCACCTCGACGCCGCAGAGCGGTCCGGCGGCCGCTGAGGAACCCCCGGAGCCGGAGAGCGGGAAACCCACCGTGATGCGGCTGCGCGACCCGTCCGGCGGCATCATCACCGTCCGGCGCGACCATCTCCCCTTCACCCCGACGGAGTTCGCCCGCGCCCGCGCACTGGTGGAACTGGACGCGCGGCTCGGCGTGCGGATGCCGGCCCGCAAGGACACCCTGATCCTCCCCGAAGGCAACGAGATCACCGTCCGCCGGGCCGGCCCCGACGACCACGAGGCGGCCCTGGCGATGCACCACCGCTGCTCCTCCGCCACCCTCACCTCCCGCTACCACGGCCCGGTCGAGGACGCCGACCGCTATCTCACCCACCTGCTGAGCCCGCGCTTCGGCCGTTCCCTCGCGGTGGAGACCGCCTCCGGGCGGCTGGTGGCACTCGGGCACCTGCTGTGGGACGGCGACGAGAACGAGGTGGCGCTGCTCGTCGAGGACGAGTGGCAGCGCCGCGGCATCGGCGCCGCGCTGCTGCGCCGGCTGATCGAACTGGCCGCCGAGGCGGGCCGGGATAGCGTCTACGCGGTCACCCGGTCCACCAACACCGCGATGGTGGCGGTCATGCGCGAACTGGACCTGCCGCTGGACTACCAGGTCGAGGAGAGCACCCTGGTGATCACCGCCTCCCTGCCGCCGGCGACGGACGCCGACCCGTCGCCGGCTCCGCTGCCCTGGGTCACGAGCCGCCGGCCCTGACCCGGGCCGCCGCGTCGGTGCCGCCGTGCCCGGCCGGGCCGGCCACCGACGCGGCGAGCGCGCCGTCGAGGTCGCGCCACAGGTCCTCGGCGTCCTCCAGTCCCACCGACAGCCGGAGCAGCCGGTCACCGACACCGCCGCTGCGCCGGTCGTCGGCGGCGACGATGCGGTGGCTGATCGACGCGGGGTGCTGGATGAGGGTGTCCACGCTGCCCAGGCTCACCGCCGGCGTGATCAGCCGGACCGCGCCGATGACCGCGTGCGGGTCGCCGGCCGTCTCGAAGGCGACCATGGCGCCGCCGAGCCGCGGATAGTGCACGGCGGTCACCCGCGGGTCGTCCGCGAGCCGGGCGGCCAGCAGCGCGGCCGTCGCCGAGGCGGCCGAGACCCGTACCGGCAGCGTGGCAAGCCCGCGCAGCAGCAGATAGCCGGCCAGCGGATGCAGCACCCCGCCGGTGGCGAAGCGCACCTGCCGCAGCCGCCGGGCGAACTCCTCGTCGCAGGCGACCACGCCCCCGAGCACATCACCGTGCCCGCCCAGGTACTTGGTGGCACTGTGCAGCACGATGCGGGCACCGGACTCCGCCGGCCGCTGGAGCACGGGGGTGGCGAAGGTGTTGTCGGCGAGCAGCGGCACCGACCCGCAGGCGTACGCCACCGCCCGCAGGTCGACCTCGGCAAGCGTCGGGTTCGCCGGCGTCTCCACGATCACCAGGCCGGTGTCGGGGCGGAGCGCGGCCGCGATGCCGGCCGGGTCGGTCCAGGTGACCTCGGTGCCGAGCAGCCCGCCGCTGAGCAGGTGGTCGCTGCTTCCGTACAGCGGCCGGACCGCGACCATGTGCCGCAGCCCCTCGGCGGCGCGGGCCAGCAGGCAGGCGGTCAGCGCGGCCATTCCGCTGGCGAAGGCGACCGCCGTCCCGGTGCCCTCCAGCCGCGCCAGGGCGGTCTCGAAGCGAGCGGTGGTCGGGTTGTCGAGCCGTCCGTAGACCGGCGGCCCCTGGAGGCGGGCGCCGGTCGCGGCGAAGGCGTCCAGCCGCTCGGCCTCGGCGCGGCTGTCGTACGAGGGATAGGTGGTGGACAGGTCCAGCGGCACGGCGTGGACACCCAGAGCGGCGAGGTCCTCGCGGCCGGCGTGCACGGCCTCGGTGGCGGGTGCCCAGCCGGGGTGTCCCGCGGCGGCGGGAGCGGACGGGGATGCGGTCGGCTTCATGCCATTCAGACTGAACGCCCAACGGGACGGGGCGGGAAAACCCCGTGCTACGTTCGGCCGATGACCGAATCTGTCGCACTCGATCCGGTGGATCTCCACATCCTGCGGGTGCTCCAGAACGATGCCCGGACCACGTACCGCGACCTGGCCGCGGTAGTCGGCGTGGCACCCTCCACCTGCCTGGACCGGGTGGCCCGGCTGCGCCGCGGCGGCGTCATCCTCGGCCACGAACTGCGGCTCGACCCGGCGAAGTTGGGCCGCGGTCTGCAGGCACTGCTGCTGGTGCAGATGCGCCCGCACCGGCGGGAGCTGGTCGGCCCGTTCGTGGAGCGGATCCGCGGCCTGCCGGAGTCGCGGGCGCTGTTCCATCTGACCGGCCCCGACGACTACCTGGTGCAGGTGGCGGTGAGCGACACCGCGGACCTCCAGCGGCTGGTGCTCGACGAGTTCACCGCCCGGCGGGAAGTGGCCCGGGTGGAGACCCGGCTGATCTTCCAGCAGTGGGAGTGCGGGCCGCTGCTGCCGCCCGCTCACGACACGTAAGGTTCGCTGATTTTTTTGCTAGTGACGCGGACCGCTTCCTCGTACGAGGATGGCGCCATGTCCACTCTCAGCAGCAGTGCACTCCCCCGGCAGGTCGCGGACGCCTATGTCGACGACCTCCTCGAACTCGACCCGATTCTCGGCACGTACCTCGGCGCCCCCGACAGCAACCGGCGGCTGCCCGACCTGTCACCGGCGGGCGCCGACGCGCTGGCCGCGCTGGCGCGTACGACGCTGGACCGGCTGACCGAGGCCGAGGCCCGGCCGGGCGCGGAGAGCGACGCCGAGCGGCGCTGCGCCCGGCTGCTGCGCGAGCGGCTCACCGCCGAGCTGGCGGTGCACGACGCCGACGAGCACCTGCGGGCGGTGAACAACCTGGGTTCGCCCGCGCACAACATCCGCGAGACGTTCTCGCTGATGCCCACCGACACCCCGGAGCAGTACGCCGACGTGGCCGCCCGGCTGCGCGCGGTCCCGGCCGCCCTCGACGGCTACCGCGCCTCGCTCACCGAGGGTCTGAACCGCGGGCTGAAGGCGGGTCCGCGCCAGGTGGAGACCGTCATCGGGCAGTTCGGCGAGTGGATCGGCGACGACGGGTCGGGCAGCTGGTTCGAGAAGCTGGGCGCGGACGGCCCGCAGGAGCTGCGGGGCGAGCTGGCCGCGGCCGGCGCCGAGGCGACCGCCGCCTTCGCGGCACTGCGCGACTGGTTCCGGGACACCTACGCGCCCGCCGTCGCCGGAGCCCCCGACACAGTGGGCCGTGAGCGGTACGCCCGCTGGTCCCGGCTGTGGAACGGCACCGACCTGGATCTGGACGAGGCGTACGCGTACGGCTGGTCCGAGTTCCACCGGCTGCGTGCCGAAATGCTCGCCGAGGCGGGGAAGATCCTGCCCGACGCCACTCCGTGGGAGGTGCTCAAGCACCTGGAGGAGCACGGGCAGGCCATCGAGGGCGTGGACGAGGTCCGCGACTGGCTGCAGGGCCTGATGGACGAGGCGATCACCGCGCTGGACGGCACCCACTTCGAACTGGCGGAGCGGGTCCGCCGGGTGGAGTCCCGGATCGCCCCGCCCGGCGGCGCCGCGGCCCCGTACTACACCGGTCCGTCGGAGGACTTCACCCGGCCCGGGCGCACCTGGCTGCCCACCATGGGCCGCACCCGCTTCCCGGTCTTCGACCTGGTCTCCACCTGGTACCACGAGGGTGTGCCCGGTCACCACCTGCAGATCGCGCAGTGGGTGCACGTCGCGGAGAACCTGTCGCGCTACCAGGCGACGGTCGGCATGGTCAGCGCCAACGTCGAAGGGTGGGCGCTGTACGCCGAACGCCTGATGGACGAGCTCGGTTTCCTCACCGACCCCGAGCGGCGGCTCGGCTACCTCGACGCCCAGATGATGCGGGCCAACCGGATCATCGTGGACATCGGTATGCACCTGGAGCTGGAGATCCCGGCGGACTCGCCCTTCCACCCGGGCGAGCGCTGGACGCCGGAACTGGGCCGGGAGTTCTTCGGCCGGCACAGCGGCCGGCCGGCGAACTTCGTGGACAGCGAGCTGATCCGCTACCTCGGCATGCCCGGCCAGGCCATCGGCTACAAGCTCGGCGAGCGCGCCTGGCTGACCGGCCGGGCGGCGGCCCGCACGGCCCACGGCGACGCCTTCGACGCGAAGGCGTGGCACATGGCGGCGCTGTCGCTGGGTTCGCTCGGCCTTGACGACCTGGTGGCGGAGCTCTCCGCGCTCTAGGACACCGGTGCGGGCCGCCACCGGCAGGGGCGGCCCGCACCGCACGGGGCACACGGCGGCCCGCCGGAGTGG
Protein-coding regions in this window:
- a CDS encoding DUF885 domain-containing protein codes for the protein MSTLSSSALPRQVADAYVDDLLELDPILGTYLGAPDSNRRLPDLSPAGADALAALARTTLDRLTEAEARPGAESDAERRCARLLRERLTAELAVHDADEHLRAVNNLGSPAHNIRETFSLMPTDTPEQYADVAARLRAVPAALDGYRASLTEGLNRGLKAGPRQVETVIGQFGEWIGDDGSGSWFEKLGADGPQELRGELAAAGAEATAAFAALRDWFRDTYAPAVAGAPDTVGRERYARWSRLWNGTDLDLDEAYAYGWSEFHRLRAEMLAEAGKILPDATPWEVLKHLEEHGQAIEGVDEVRDWLQGLMDEAITALDGTHFELAERVRRVESRIAPPGGAAAPYYTGPSEDFTRPGRTWLPTMGRTRFPVFDLVSTWYHEGVPGHHLQIAQWVHVAENLSRYQATVGMVSANVEGWALYAERLMDELGFLTDPERRLGYLDAQMMRANRIIVDIGMHLELEIPADSPFHPGERWTPELGREFFGRHSGRPANFVDSELIRYLGMPGQAIGYKLGERAWLTGRAAARTAHGDAFDAKAWHMAALSLGSLGLDDLVAELSAL
- a CDS encoding Lrp/AsnC family transcriptional regulator codes for the protein MTESVALDPVDLHILRVLQNDARTTYRDLAAVVGVAPSTCLDRVARLRRGGVILGHELRLDPAKLGRGLQALLLVQMRPHRRELVGPFVERIRGLPESRALFHLTGPDDYLVQVAVSDTADLQRLVLDEFTARREVARVETRLIFQQWECGPLLPPAHDT
- a CDS encoding GNAT family N-acetyltransferase, yielding MPHSTPAQSRARHRYWGRDLAEVAALFTAMAAADFVADLVNHGPDGRVLLVTSSLGLLAAAAFHTWWTRRHSHAPPAPAAPEDTTLWRMRTTVRDTPGSLGAVCTALAAGRVDIVTLQTHPLAEGTVDEFLLRAPRSLPAAALLLTVADAGGTDNWLERADAHDLVDAPTRMLALATRTALDAAELPLALRQLFGRCTITSTPQSGPAAAEEPPEPESGKPTVMRLRDPSGGIITVRRDHLPFTPTEFARARALVELDARLGVRMPARKDTLILPEGNEITVRRAGPDDHEAALAMHHRCSSATLTSRYHGPVEDADRYLTHLLSPRFGRSLAVETASGRLVALGHLLWDGDENEVALLVEDEWQRRGIGAALLRRLIELAAEAGRDSVYAVTRSTNTAMVAVMRELDLPLDYQVEESTLVITASLPPATDADPSPAPLPWVTSRRP
- a CDS encoding trans-sulfuration enzyme family protein, giving the protein MKPTASPSAPAAAGHPGWAPATEAVHAGREDLAALGVHAVPLDLSTTYPSYDSRAEAERLDAFAATGARLQGPPVYGRLDNPTTARFETALARLEGTGTAVAFASGMAALTACLLARAAEGLRHMVAVRPLYGSSDHLLSGGLLGTEVTWTDPAGIAAALRPDTGLVIVETPANPTLAEVDLRAVAYACGSVPLLADNTFATPVLQRPAESGARIVLHSATKYLGGHGDVLGGVVACDEEFARRLRQVRFATGGVLHPLAGYLLLRGLATLPVRVSAASATAALLAARLADDPRVTAVHYPRLGGAMVAFETAGDPHAVIGAVRLITPAVSLGSVDTLIQHPASISHRIVAADDRRSGGVGDRLLRLSVGLEDAEDLWRDLDGALAASVAGPAGHGGTDAAARVRAGGS